A portion of the Colius striatus isolate bColStr4 chromosome 1, bColStr4.1.hap1, whole genome shotgun sequence genome contains these proteins:
- the CCT2 gene encoding T-complex protein 1 subunit beta, translating to MASISLAPVNIFKAGADEEKAETARLSSFVGAIAIGDLVKSTLGPKGMDKILLSTGRDSSVTVTNDGATILKAIGVDNPAAKVLVDMSKVQDDEVGDGTTSVTVLAAELLREAELLIARKIHPQTIIAGWRAATKASREALLKAAVDHGDDEVKFREDLMNIAGTTLSSKLLTHHKDHFVKLAVEAVLRLKGSGNLEAIHVIKKLGGSLADSYLDEGFLLDKKIGVNQPKRIENAKILIANTGMDTDKIKIFGSRVRVDSTAKVAEIEQAEKEKMKEKVERILKHGINCFINRQLIYNYPEQLFGAAGVMAIEHADFAGVERLALVTGGEIASTFDHPELVKLGSCKLIEEVMIGEDKLIHFSGVAMGEACTIVLRGATQQILDEAERSLHDALCVLAQTVKDTRTVYGGGCSEMLMANAVAELAMRTPGKESVAMESFAKALRMIPTIIADNAGYDSADLVAQLRAAHSEGKTTYGLDMREGVIGDMAVLGVTESFQVKRQVLLSAAEAAEMILRVDDIIKAAPRKRVPDHRPC from the exons ATG GCATCCATTTCCCTTGCACCTGTGAACATTTTCAAGGCAGGTGCAGATGAAGAAAAGGCCGAAACAGCTCGCTTG TCATCCTTTGTTGGTGCCATTGCTATTGGTGACCTTGTCAAGAGCACTCTGGGGCCTAAAGGCATG GACAAGATTCTTTTAAGTACTGGTAGAGATAGCTCAGTAACTGTTACCAATGATGGTGCAACCATCCTGAAAGCTATTGGAGTTGACAACCCGGCTGCCAAGGTCTTGGTTG ATATGTCAAAGGTTCAGGATGATGAAGTTGGTGACGGGACTACATCTGTCACAGTGTTGGCAGCTGAATTACTGAGG gAGGCAGAATTACTGATTGCAAGGAAGATTCATCCTCAGACCATCATTgcaggctggagagcagccacAAAAGCTTCAAGGGAGGCACTTTTGAAAGCAGCTGTGGATCATGG TGATGATGAAGTGAAGTTCCGTGAAGACTTGATGAACATTGCAGGAACAACTCTTTCATCAAAATTACTTACTCATCATAAAGATCACTTTGTCAAACTAGCTGTAGAAGCTGTTCTTAGGCTGAAAGGTTCTGGTAATTTGGAGGCTATCCATGTCATAAAGAAACTCGGTGGAAGTTTGGCTGATTCCTACTTAGATGAAG GCTTTTTGCTTGACAAGAAGATTGGTGTAAATCAGCCAAAAAGAATTGAAAATGCAAAGATTCTTATTGCAAATACTGGTATGGATACAGACAAGATTAAG ATTTTTGGCTCTCGTGTTAGAGTGGATTCAACAGCAAAGGTGGCAGAAATAGaacaggcagaaaaagaaaaaatgaaggagaAGGTGGAGCGTATTCTTAAACATGGAATAAACTGCTTTATTAACAG GCAGTTGATCTACAACTACCCCGAACAGCTCTTCGGAGCTGCTGGCGTCATGGCTATTGAACACGCAGACTTTGCTGGTGTGGAACGTCTGGCTCTTGTTACAG GTGGTGAAATTGCATCAACCTTTGATCACCCTGAGCTAGTAAAACTAGGTAGCTGCAAGCTTATTGAGGAAGTCATGATTGGAGAAGATAAACTCATTCATTTCTCCGGAGTGGCTATGG GCGAAGCCTGCACCATAGTTTTGCGTGGAGCAACACAACAGATTCTGGATGAAGCAGAGAGGTCTTTGCATGATGCTCTTTGTGTTCTTGCCCAGACTGTAAAGGACACCAGAACTGTCTATGGTGGAG GTTGCTCCGAGATGCTGATGGCCAATGCTGTTGCAGAGCTTGCCATGAGAACACCTGGCAAAGAGTCTGTTGCAATGGAGTCCTTTGCTAAGGCCTTACGAATG ATCCCCACAATAATAGCTGATAATGCTGGCTATGACAGTGCAGACTTGGTTgctcagctcagagctgctcacAGTGAAGGGAAGACCACTTATGGACTCG atATGAGAGAGGGTGTCATTGGAGACATGGCAGTCTTGGGAGTAACAGAAAGTTTTCAAGTCAAGAGACAAGTTTTGCTGAGCgcagctgaagctgcagaaaTGATTCTTCGTGTAGATGACATTATCAAAGCAGCACCAAG AAAACGTGTGCCAGATCATCGCCCATGTTAA
- the LRRC10 gene encoding leucine-rich repeat-containing protein 10: MGNSLKTIVAFVPSKECQKYLLEDLEEMPVDKMVDLSGRQLRRLPLHICSFRELVKLYLSDNNLNHLPPELEQLQNLQILALDFNNFKALPLVVCTLKQLCILYLGNNKLCSLPLELRLLQNLKTLWIESNCLQCLPEVVCELSLLKTLHAGSNALRALPTQLRRLQELRTIWLSGNLLAEFPPVLLDMPFLEVIDVDRNSIRFFPSLAHLPGLKLVIYDHNPCRNAPKVAKGVRRVGRWSEETPEPRKRSGAVIEITLDERPSLPPVAKSEPEA, translated from the coding sequence ATGGGCAACAGTCTGAAAACCATTGTTGCTTTTGTGCCCTCTAAAGAGTGTCAGAAGTATCTCCTGGAAGACCTAGAAGAGATGCCAGTGGATAAAATGGTGGATTTGAGCGGCAGGCAGCTGAGGCGGCTGCCTCTGCACATATGCTCTTTTAGGGAACTGGTCAAGCTGTACCTGAGCGACAACAACCTGAACCATCTGCCtcctgagctggagcagctgcagaacCTGCAGATCCTGGCATTGGACTTCAACAACTTCAAAGCACTGCCCCTAGTCGTCTGCACACTGAAGCAGCTGTGTATTCTCTACCTGGGCAACAAcaagctctgcagcctgccccTCGAGCTCCGGCTTCTGCAGAACCTCAAGACCCTGTGGATCGAGTCCAACTGCCTGCAGTGCCTACCCGAGGTGGTGTGCGAGCTCAGCCTGCTCAAGACTTTGCACGCGGGGTCCAACGCACTGCGCGCGCTGCCCACTCAGCTGCGGCGCCTGCAGGAGCTGCGCACCATCTGGCTCTCAGGCAACCTGCTGGCCGAGTTCCCCCCTGTGCTCCTGGACATGCCTTTTCTGGAGGTGATCGATGTGGATCGTAATTCCATCCGCTTCTTCCCCAGTCTGGCTCACCTCCCTGGCCTGAAGCTGGTCATCTACGACCACAACCCCTGCAGGAACGCACCCAAAGTGGCCAAAGGGGTGCGCAGGGTGGGGAGATGGTCAGAGGAGACCCCTGAACCCCGCAAGCGGTCCGGGGCAGTGATAGAAATCACGCTGGATGAGAGGCCGTCGCTGCCTCCTGTTGCCAAGTCTGAGCCAGAAGCGTAG
- the LOC104563394 gene encoding cathepsin E gives MRVILLAVIYIPFTVAMERVPLTQFKSIRTQLKEKGELEEFWRNHHPDIFARRYLHCFPADVALSLGTASERLYDYMNAQYYGVVSVGTPPQRFTVVFDTGSSNFWVPSAYCISEACRVHEKFKSFKSDSYEHKGEAFSLQYGTGQLLGVSGKDTLQISNISIKGQDFGESVFEPGLTFALAHFDGVLGLGYPSLAVGNTLPVFDSIMNQKLVEEPVFSFYLKRGDDTENGGELILGGIDHSLYKGSIRWVPVTEKSYWQIRLNNIKIQGRVTFCSHGCEAIVDSGTSLITGPSSQIRRLQQYIGASPARSGEFLVDCRRLSSLPHISFTIGHHEYKLTAEQYIVKESIEDQTFCMSGFQSLDITTRSGPLWILGDVFMSTFYCIFDRGNDRVGFAKAVHRKD, from the exons ATGAGGGTGATACTGTTAGCTGTGATTTACATCCCCTTCACCGTGGCCATGGAAAG AGTCCCTCTCACTCAATTCAAATCTATCAGGACACAactgaaggaaaagggagaattAGAGGAATTTTGGAGGAATCACCACCCTGACATTTTTGCCCGGAGGTACCTGCATTGCTTCCCTGCAGATGTTGCTTTGTCCCTAGGAACTGCTTCAGAAAGGCTGTATGATTACATGAAT GCGCAGTACTATGGAGTTGTGAGCGTCGGCACGCCGCCCCAGAGATTCACTGTCGTCTTTGACACCGGCTCCTCCAATTTTTGGGTCCCTTCTGCTTATTGCATCAGCGAAGCGTGCA GGGTGCACGAGAAATTTAAGTCCTTTAAGTCGGATTCGTATGAGCACAAAGGGGAAGCCTTCTCCTTGCAGTACGGCACGGGACAGCTTCTGGGCGTTTCTGGCAAAGACACGCTGCAG ATAAGTAACATCTCCATCAAGGGACAAGACTTTGGCGAGTCGGTGTTTGAGCCAGGACTAACCTTTGCCCTTGCCCACTTCGATGGTGTGCTGGGCTTGGGCTACCCTTCCTTAGCAGTGGGGAACACTCTGCCTGTGTTTGACAGCATCATGAACCAGAAGCTGGTAGAGGAGCCAGTCTTCTCTTTCTACCTGAAACG AGGAGATGACACTGAGAATGGTGGTGAGCTGATCCTGGGGGGAATAGACCATTCCCTCTACAAAGGTTCAATCCGCTGGGTCCCAGTCACTGAGAAAAGCTACTGGCAGATACGTCTGAACAA CATAAAGATCCAGGGCCGGGTGACATTTTGCTCCCATGGCTGTGAAGCCATCGTTGACTCAGGCACTTCTCTTATCACTGGCCCCTCTTCACAAATCAGGCGCTTACAGCAGTATATTGGGGCAAGTCCGGCACGGAGTGGAGAG TTTCTTGTAGACTGCAGAAGACTGTCCAGCTTGCCTCACATAAGCTTCACGATCGGACACCACGAGTACAAGCTGACAGCAGAGCAATACATTGTAAAG gAGTCTATTGAAGACCAAACCTTCTGCATGAGCGGCTTTCAGTCTCTCGACATCACCACACGCAGCGGCCCGCTCTGGATTTTGGGAGATGTCTTCATGTCTActttttactgcatttttgACCGTGGGAATGACAGAGTGGGATTTGCAAAAGCTGTTCATAGGAAGGATTAA